From one Caminicella sporogenes DSM 14501 genomic stretch:
- the plsY gene encoding glycerol-3-phosphate 1-O-acyltransferase PlsY, translating to MFKYVIPIILSYLIGSLPFSFIVGKYIGGIDIRKHGSGNTGATNVLRTAGKKAFIIAFLGDFLKGFIVAFSAKIILNLETAVICSVFVVLGHCYSMFLGFKGGKGVATAAGTIFALYPLIGLILLIIQILILMAFNIMSLASIIVSISFPIVSILFKTPKYYIYYSIFIGLFVIYKHKSNIKRLISGNESKISFK from the coding sequence TTGTTTAAATACGTAATACCTATTATATTAAGCTATCTCATAGGTAGTTTGCCTTTTTCTTTCATAGTGGGAAAATATATAGGTGGAATTGATATTAGAAAACATGGAAGTGGAAATACCGGAGCAACTAATGTCCTTAGAACCGCTGGTAAAAAAGCTTTTATTATTGCTTTTTTAGGAGATTTTCTAAAAGGTTTTATTGTAGCCTTTAGCGCTAAAATCATACTAAATCTTGAAACTGCAGTAATTTGTTCAGTATTTGTTGTACTTGGCCATTGTTATTCAATGTTTTTAGGTTTTAAAGGCGGTAAAGGAGTTGCAACAGCGGCAGGTACAATTTTTGCATTGTATCCTCTTATTGGTCTCATTCTTTTAATTATACAAATATTAATTTTAATGGCTTTTAATATTATGTCTTTAGCTTCAATTATTGTTTCAATATCTTTTCCAATTGTTTCAATATTGTTTAAAACACCTAAATACTATATATATTATTCAATATTTATAGGACTATTTGTCATTTATAAACATAAGTCAAATATTAAAAGACTTATTTCTGGTAATGAATCCAAAATATCTTTTAAATAA
- a CDS encoding PRK06851 family protein, which translates to MITRGNVRRVFPGGNTYKGFYSYYDYILEQEEANRIIVIKGGPGVGKSSFMKKLGDSMEKLGFDVEYHHCSSDNNSIDGVVFKEIGVALIDGTAPHVVDPKNPGGVDEIIHLGDFWDESKMIENKFNIIKYNTEVGRKFKRAYGYLAAAKGIYDNIQANIEEAIDYVLANKITEQLIIEIFGKIDFGNRIGKERHLFGSAITPDGIKDYLETIIKPNETVYVLRGEYDSVQSTILDNLSKIALNKGYDVEIFHNHFIPEKIDHIVIKDISVGITVSSKFDSIKYKTIYIDSCLNKSILKEREEEIKIDKEKFGELINLAVENIGCAKKLHDKMETFYIPNMDFTAIDLLREKTLQKILKWAKR; encoded by the coding sequence ATGATAACAAGAGGCAATGTAAGAAGGGTTTTTCCCGGTGGAAACACTTATAAAGGCTTTTATTCATATTATGATTATATTTTAGAACAAGAAGAGGCAAATAGGATAATAGTAATAAAAGGAGGTCCGGGAGTAGGAAAATCTTCTTTTATGAAAAAATTAGGTGATTCAATGGAGAAATTAGGTTTTGATGTAGAGTATCATCACTGTTCTTCAGACAATAATTCTATAGATGGAGTAGTGTTTAAAGAGATTGGGGTAGCACTTATAGATGGAACTGCACCGCATGTAGTAGACCCCAAAAATCCCGGTGGAGTAGATGAGATAATTCATTTAGGGGATTTCTGGGATGAAAGTAAAATGATAGAAAATAAGTTTAATATTATCAAATACAACACCGAAGTTGGAAGAAAATTCAAAAGAGCATATGGCTATTTGGCTGCAGCAAAAGGAATTTATGATAATATTCAAGCTAATATAGAAGAGGCTATTGATTATGTTTTAGCAAATAAAATTACAGAACAGTTAATAATAGAGATATTTGGTAAAATAGATTTTGGAAATAGAATAGGAAAAGAAAGACATTTGTTTGGTAGTGCAATTACACCAGATGGTATAAAAGATTATTTAGAAACTATAATAAAGCCAAATGAGACAGTTTATGTATTAAGAGGGGAATATGATTCAGTTCAATCGACTATTTTGGATAATTTAAGTAAAATTGCATTAAATAAGGGATATGATGTTGAAATATTTCACAATCATTTTATTCCAGAAAAAATTGATCACATAGTAATAAAAGATATATCTGTAGGAATAACTGTTTCATCAAAATTTGATAGTATTAAATATAAAACGATTTATATAGATTCCTGCTTAAATAAGTCAATATTGAAAGAAAGAGAAGAAGAAATTAAAATAGATAAAGAAAAATTTGGAGAATTGATTAATTTGGCAGTTGAAAATATAGGATGTGCTAAAAAACTTCACGATAAAATGGAAACTTTTTAT
- the cmr4 gene encoding type III-B CRISPR module RAMP protein Cmr4 has protein sequence MYSSATPILFKAVTPVHAGTGRELGIIDMPIQKESHTGIPKIEGASIKGCMREAYRLKNKDKSEENILFGYEDGNDGAGLIGFSDAKLLFYPIKSVQNLFTYITCTYLINRFLEDKNFMNKCDIKSILEDIKEGQAIIYTKNKDIKKGKKIVLDVYDFEIDCVCKLEENCDENDEKCCVEDIRELYKKLELKRDIAVLNDTDFMEIISLNREVITRNRIDHETGIVKNGGLFIEEYLPAESVLYSLLLVNGILEEQKKNKELVKRYKQSIPKLLQIGGNKTIGKGIVKALIYEGDKDGNNEKR, from the coding sequence ATGTATAGTAGTGCAACACCTATTTTATTTAAAGCAGTAACACCTGTTCATGCAGGTACAGGTAGGGAATTGGGAATTATAGATATGCCGATACAAAAAGAAAGCCATACTGGAATACCTAAAATAGAAGGGGCAAGTATAAAAGGGTGCATGAGAGAAGCTTATAGATTAAAAAATAAAGATAAAAGTGAAGAAAATATTTTATTTGGATATGAAGATGGAAATGATGGAGCGGGATTAATTGGTTTTTCAGATGCAAAGCTATTATTTTATCCTATAAAATCTGTTCAGAATCTATTTACATATATTACATGCACTTATTTGATCAATCGATTTTTAGAAGATAAAAATTTTATGAATAAATGTGATATAAAAAGTATACTGGAGGATATAAAAGAAGGTCAAGCTATTATCTATACAAAGAATAAAGATATAAAAAAGGGAAAAAAAATTGTTTTAGATGTATATGATTTTGAAATTGATTGTGTATGTAAGCTTGAAGAAAACTGTGATGAGAATGATGAAAAATGTTGTGTAGAAGATATAAGAGAGTTATATAAAAAACTAGAACTTAAAAGAGATATTGCAGTATTAAATGATACGGACTTTATGGAGATTATTTCTTTGAATAGAGAAGTAATTACAAGAAATAGAATAGATCATGAAACAGGAATTGTAAAAAATGGAGGATTATTTATTGAAGAGTACCTTCCAGCAGAATCAGTTTTATATTCATTGCTCCTTGTAAATGGTATATTAGAAGAACAAAAGAAGAATAAAGAATTAGTAAAAAGATATAAGCAAAGTATACCTAAATTACTTCAAATTGGAGGTAATAAGACTATAGGGAAAGGGATTGTAAAAGCACTTATTTATGAGGGGGATAAAGATGGGAATAATGAAAAAAGATAA
- the cmr6 gene encoding type III-B CRISPR module RAMP protein Cmr6, giving the protein MAKKIEIIQKGKNQYEYIETKYNKYDKKIEDIRNYVYLQNLDYKYIENKNIKDINFNYILNNLFFMEEQKYEINRIYEIKEKENKITFNMEFNKVCIPEELKEYKENIVDYCKCMNLDIISKEFEIEIAGDKKLVIGLGHTNIGETSMTIHKVYGVPYIPGQVLKGIFKAYYIQEVMRDDDSLEKILQREDIKIKDKDLLYAILFGEKYSKKQKDKQAKSNIYFFDAYPKDDYSIQEDIMNVHPIIYYNEQAKENTQLNKSENLNLITFYVVKDTRFQVVLALDTLGIQRVLKDYNKDKKSDEKYVIEEIMENIYLSIVKIAQKAYSNMGIGAKTQVGYGDIKVNEKEILEEYEKNKRKN; this is encoded by the coding sequence ATGGCTAAAAAGATAGAAATAATACAAAAAGGGAAAAATCAATATGAATATATAGAAACGAAATATAATAAGTATGATAAAAAAATTGAAGATATAAGAAATTATGTTTATCTTCAAAATTTAGATTATAAATACATTGAAAATAAAAATATAAAAGATATTAATTTTAATTATATATTAAACAATTTATTTTTTATGGAAGAGCAGAAATATGAAATAAATAGAATATATGAGATAAAGGAGAAAGAAAATAAGATAACATTTAATATGGAATTTAATAAAGTATGTATTCCAGAAGAGTTAAAAGAATATAAAGAAAATATTGTAGATTATTGTAAATGCATGAATTTAGATATTATAAGTAAAGAATTTGAGATAGAAATTGCAGGGGATAAAAAGTTAGTTATAGGATTGGGTCATACCAATATTGGAGAAACTTCTATGACAATTCATAAAGTATATGGAGTACCTTATATACCGGGACAAGTTTTAAAAGGAATTTTTAAAGCTTATTACATTCAAGAGGTTATGAGGGATGATGATAGTTTAGAGAAAATTCTACAAAGAGAAGATATAAAAATTAAAGATAAAGATTTATTATATGCTATATTATTTGGAGAAAAATATTCAAAAAAGCAAAAAGATAAACAAGCTAAATCAAATATATATTTTTTTGATGCATATCCTAAAGATGATTATAGTATACAAGAGGATATTATGAATGTACATCCAATAATTTATTATAATGAACAAGCTAAAGAAAATACTCAATTAAATAAAAGTGAAAATCTCAATTTAATAACTTTTTATGTGGTTAAGGATACAAGGTTTCAAGTAGTATTAGCATTAGATACTTTAGGAATTCAACGAGTTTTAAAAGATTATAACAAGGATAAGAAGTCTGATGAAAAATATGTTATAGAAGAAATTATGGAAAATATATATTTAAGCATTGTAAAGATAGCGCAAAAAGCTTATAGTAATATGGGTATTGGTGCTAAGACTCAAGTAGGTTATGGAGATATTAAAGTTAATGAAAAAGAAATATTAGAAGAATATGAAAAAAATAAGAGGAAAAACTAA
- a CDS encoding Cof-type HAD-IIB family hydrolase — MEYKAVITDLDGTLLNSDHKVSDYTKEVIKKVIKKGVKFFIATGRHHQDVSHIRNQLGLNTTFITSNGCRVHDSNEEILLAHDIDESIVRKLLNLEVDKDIHVNIYQNDKWYVSRENDWVKQFHAESQFFYDIVDFNKLEDYKAAKVFYICNDHEKLVLLKEKIEKLFPNKLNVVFSLPSCLEVMPYGVSKGFAIKKVLEKYGIHPKEAIAFGDGLNDYEMLKLVGRGFIMGNAHDKLKEVLPNFEVVETNDENGVANTLKRIFL, encoded by the coding sequence ATGGAATATAAAGCAGTAATAACCGATTTAGATGGGACACTGTTAAATAGTGACCACAAAGTAAGTGATTATACAAAAGAAGTTATTAAAAAAGTTATAAAAAAAGGAGTTAAGTTTTTTATAGCAACAGGAAGACATCATCAAGATGTTTCTCATATTCGAAATCAATTAGGATTAAATACGACATTTATAACGTCAAATGGGTGTAGAGTTCATGATTCAAATGAAGAAATATTACTTGCTCATGATATAGATGAGAGTATAGTAAGGAAATTATTGAATTTAGAAGTTGATAAAGATATTCATGTGAATATATATCAAAATGACAAATGGTATGTATCTAGAGAAAATGATTGGGTAAAGCAGTTTCATGCAGAATCACAATTTTTTTATGATATAGTGGATTTTAATAAATTAGAAGATTATAAAGCGGCAAAGGTATTTTATATTTGTAATGATCATGAAAAATTAGTACTTCTTAAGGAAAAGATTGAAAAGTTATTTCCTAATAAATTAAATGTAGTTTTTTCATTGCCAAGTTGTTTAGAAGTAATGCCTTATGGAGTTTCAAAAGGATTTGCTATAAAAAAAGTTTTAGAAAAATACGGTATACACCCTAAAGAAGCAATTGCTTTTGGAGATGGACTTAATGATTATGAAATGTTAAAATTGGTAGGAAGAGGTTTCATAATGGGAAATGCCCATGACAAACTTAAAGAAGTTTTGCCGAATTTTGAAGTAGTTGAAACAAATGATGAAAATGGCGTTGCAAATACATTAAAGAGAATATTTCTGTAA
- the cmr5 gene encoding type III-B CRISPR module-associated protein Cmr5, with protein sequence MGIMKKDNRMKAIDAFEELEQVKNKDFKEKFKSHIKNIPMYIYTNGLISTLAFIFKKAKIYKKEQKGEEEKSYLKIYEIIKSYLKYYEEIEGEKEQLLKNLLNLSSSDYRKISLRLINYLEYVVKFSEAMLNSDENTEGGQNG encoded by the coding sequence ATGGGAATAATGAAAAAAGATAATAGAATGAAAGCTATAGACGCTTTTGAGGAATTAGAACAGGTAAAGAATAAAGATTTTAAAGAAAAATTCAAATCACATATAAAAAATATTCCTATGTATATATATACAAATGGATTAATCAGTACATTAGCTTTTATATTTAAAAAAGCAAAAATTTATAAGAAAGAACAAAAAGGAGAAGAAGAAAAGAGTTATTTGAAAATTTATGAAATAATAAAGAGTTATTTAAAATATTATGAGGAAATAGAAGGGGAGAAGGAGCAATTATTAAAAAATTTACTAAATTTGTCTTCAAGTGATTATAGGAAAATATCTTTAAGGTTAATTAATTATTTAGAATATGTAGTCAAATTTTCTGAAGCTATGTTAAATAGTGATGAAAATACTGAAGGTGGTCAAAATGGCTAA